A genome region from Pseudomonas sp. N3-W includes the following:
- a CDS encoding accessory factor UbiK family protein, protein MLAPKDFLDALSGTASRLFSGETPLPKSEIESQFKALLQSGFSKLDLVSREEFDSQMVVLARTRARLESLETKVAELEAKLNPPAE, encoded by the coding sequence ATGCTCGCGCCCAAAGACTTCCTCGACGCCCTGAGCGGCACCGCCTCCCGCCTCTTCAGCGGCGAAACCCCACTGCCGAAAAGCGAAATCGAAAGCCAGTTCAAGGCTTTGTTGCAAAGCGGCTTCAGCAAACTGGATCTGGTGAGCCGGGAAGAGTTCGATAGTCAGATGGTTGTGCTGGCGCGCACACGGGCACGGCTGGAGAGTCTTGAGACGAAGGTTGCAGAACTGGAAGCGAAGCTGAACCCGCCAGCCGAGTAA